In Streptomyces sp. NBC_01426, one genomic interval encodes:
- a CDS encoding MarR family winged helix-turn-helix transcriptional regulator, producing the protein MARQLTGIGAVKRDLARTLPPHCPPGSAAVLTVLDRHGEMRLGRLAELMAIDISVTSRHVTHVAERGWIERETDPVDGRCRILRLTPTGRALLTDLGTRYTRALERALADWSAEDVDVLNTLLARLRSSF; encoded by the coding sequence TTGGCCCGCCAACTCACCGGCATCGGCGCGGTCAAGCGCGACCTCGCCCGCACCCTGCCCCCGCACTGCCCGCCCGGCTCGGCCGCCGTGCTCACCGTGCTCGACCGGCACGGCGAGATGCGGCTCGGCCGGCTCGCCGAACTCATGGCCATCGACATCTCGGTGACCAGCCGGCACGTGACCCACGTCGCCGAACGCGGCTGGATCGAGCGCGAGACCGACCCCGTCGACGGTCGCTGCCGGATCCTGCGGCTCACCCCGACCGGCCGTGCACTCCTGACCGACCTCGGGACCCGGTACACGCGGGCGCTGGAACGCGCCCTGGCCGACTGGTCCGCCGAGGACGTCGACGTACTCAACACCCTGCTGGCCCGACTCCGATCGAGCTTCTAG